In the Oncorhynchus masou masou isolate Uvic2021 unplaced genomic scaffold, UVic_Omas_1.1 unplaced_scaffold_1178, whole genome shotgun sequence genome, aggggtggaggggtaatGGTCCATGtgaacacacagactcacactcattcagtcagtcagtcactaacGACAGGTCTCTTATTTTCACACACACAGCGATGTAGCCATGGTAATGGGTGCAGGGGATAAGGGGTGTTGATGGTGTCAGTGTGAAGTTGCATATAGAACAGAACGGTGGGGGGGGGTATTTGAGGTGGAAGGGGTGGCTTCTAAGGGTAGTAGGGAGGACAAGAGGGGGTATTTGAGGGGGTGGGAGATAGGAGGGGGTTttcaggggtggagggggtgttCAGGGGGTATTCAGGGGGTGATGGGGGTATTCAGGGGGTGATGGGGGTATTCAGGGGGTGATGGGGGTATTCAGTGGGGGATGGGGGTATTCAGTGGGGGATGGGGGTGTTCAGGGGGTATTCAGGGGTGACGGGGGTATTCAGGGGGTGATGGGGTATTCAGGGGGTGATGGGGGTGACGGGGGTATTCAGGGGGTGACGGGGGTATTCAGGGGGTGACGGGGGTATTCAGGGGGTGACCGGGGTATTCAGGGGGTGACGGGGGTATTCAGGGGGTGACGGGGTATTCAGGGAGTGACGGGGTATTCAGGGGGTGACGGGGGTATTCAGGGGGTGACGGGGGTATTCAGGGGGTGACGGGGGTATTCAGGGAGTATTCAGGGGGCGATGGGGGTATTCAGGAGGTATCAGAGCCTTGTCTCTATCCCGTGCGAAGGATGACATGAACTCCAGAATCGGTGAACACCGGACCACTCATGTCTCCCACCTTCAGAGCGAAGGACGCATCCTCAAAAGGCTTCTGCATctgacctgaaacacacacacacacctctatcaCAACTAATGTCTCCGACCTTCAGAGCGAAGGCTTCTGCATctgacctgaaacacacacacacacctctatcaCAACTAATGTCTCCCACCTTCAGAGGGAAGGCTTCTGCATctgacctgaaacacacacacacctctatcaCAACTAATGTCTCCCACCTTCAGAGCGAAGGCTTCTGCATctgacctgaaacacacacacacacctctatcaCAACTAATGTCTCCCACCTTCAGAGCGAAGGCTTCTGCATctgacctgaaacacacacacctctatcaCAACTAATGTCTCCCACCTTCAGAGCGAAGGCTTCTGctgacctgaaacacacacacctctatcaCAACTAATGTCTCCCACCTTCAGAGCGAAGGCTTCTGCATctgacctgaaacacacacacctctatcaCAACTAATGTCTCCCACCTTCAGAGTGAAGGCTTCTGCATCTGAcctgaaacacaaacacacacacacctctatcaCAACTAATGTCTCCCACCTTCAGAGCGAAGGCTTCTGCATctgacctgaaacacacacacctctctcacaaCGAAAACAGAAAACACCTGGAAAACAGGACTTTGTGCCTGTCTGTGACTGCATGTGTGTAGTATATTTTCCatttgaccgtgtgtgtgtgtgtgtgtagtatatttTCCatttgaccgtgtgtgtgtgtgtgtgtagtatatttTCCatttgaccgtgtgtgtgtgtgtgtgtgtgtgtgtgtgtgtgtgtgtgtagtatatttTCCatttgaccgtgtgtgtgtgtgtgtgtagtatatttTCCatttgaccgtgtgtgtgtgtgtgtgtgtgtgtgcgttacctCTGCCGAACAGTCCCAGGTCTCCTCCGTTGCGTGCGGAGCTGCAGTCACTGAACTGAGAGGCCAAAGCCTCAAACTCCTCCTCTCCTGACTGCATCTGCTCTATGTACTCTGCAAAATGTTAACACATCATGTTATAACACTTACTCTACAACATGTTAACACATCATGTTATAACACTTACTCTGCAACATGTTAACACACCATGTTATAACACTTACTCTACAACATGTTAACACACCATGTTATAACACTTACTCTACAACATGTTAACACACCATGTTATAACACTTACTCTGCAACATGTTAACACACCATGTTATAACACTTACTCTGCAGCATGTTAACACACCATGTTATAACACTTACTCTGTAACATGTTAACACACCATGTTATAACACTTACTCTGCAGCATGTTAACACACCATGTTATAACACTTACTCTGCAGCATGTTAACACACCATGTTATAACACTTACTCTGCAACATGTTAACACATCATGTTATAACACTAACTCTGTAACATGTTAACACACCATGTTATAACACTTACTCTACAACATGTTAACACACCATGTTATGTAACACTTACTCTACAACATGTTAACACACCATGTTATAACACTTACTCTGCAGCATGTTAACACACCATGTTATAACACTTACTCTACAACATGTTAACACACCATGTTATAACACTTACTCTGCAACATGTTAACACACCATGTTATAACACTTACTCTGCAGCATGTTAACACACCATGTTATAACACTTACTCTGCAGCATGTTAACACACCATGTTATAACACTTACTCTGTAACATGTTAACACACCATGTTATAACACTTACTCTGCAACATGTTAACACACCATGTTATGTAACACTAACTCTGTAACATGTTAACACACCATGTTATAACACTTACTCTACAACATGTTAACACACCATGTTATAACACTTACTCtacaacatgttaacacacacCATGTTATAACACTTACTCTgcaacatgttaacacacacCATGTTATAACACTTACTCAGCAACATGTTAACACACCATGTTATAACACTTACTCTGCAACATGTTAACACACCATGTTATAACACTTACTCTACAACATGTTAACACACCATGTTATAACACTTACTCtacaacatgttaacacacacCATGTTATAACACTTACTCTACAACATGTTAACACACCATGTTAAGTAACACTAACTCTACAACATGTTAACACACCATGTTATGTAACACTTACTCtacaacatgttaacacacacacaccatgttatgTAACACTTACTCAACAACATGTTAACACACCATGTTATAACACTTACTCtacaacatgttaacacacaccatgttgtgaccaataacatctgccaaccatgtgtatgtgacctataacatctgctaaccgtgtgaccAACAACATCCGCTAACCGTGTGACCAGCAACATCCGCTAACCGTGCGTATGTGACCAGCAACATCCGCTAACCGTGCGTATGTGACCAGCAACATCCGCTAACCGTGTGACCACTAACATCCGCTAACCGTGTGACCACTAACATCCGCTAACCGTGTGACCACTAACATCCGCTAACCGTGTGACCACTAACATCCGCTAACCGTGTGACCACTAACATCCGCTAACCGTGTGACCACTAACATCCGCTAACCGTGTGACCACTAACATCCGCTAACCGTGTGACCACTAACATCCGCTAACCGTGTGACCACTAACATCCGCTAACCGTGTGACCACTAACATCCGCTAACCGTGTGACCACTAACATCCGCTAACCGTGTGACCACTAACATCCGCTAACcgtgtgaccagtaacatccgCTAACCGTGTGACCAACAACATCCGCTAACCGTGTGACCAACAACAGCCGCTAACCGTGTGACCAACAACAGCCGCTAACCGTGTGACCAACAACATCCGCTAACCGTGTGACCAACAACATCCGCTAACCGTGTGACCAACAACATCCGCTAACCGTGTGACCAACAACATCCGCTAACCGTGTGACCACTAACATCCGCTAACCGTGTGACCACTAACATCCGCTAACCGTGTGACCAGCAACATCCGCTAACCGTGTGACCAACAACATCCGCTAACCGTGTGACCAACAACAGCCGCTAACCGTGTGACCACTAACATCCGCTAACCGTGTGACCACTAACATCCGCTAACCGTGTGACCACTAACATCCGCTAACCGTGTGACCACTAACATCCGCTAACCGTGTGACCACTAACATCCGCTAACCGTGTGACCAGTAACACCCGCTAACcgtgtgaccagtaacatccgctaaccgtgtgaccagtaacatctgctaaccgtgtgaccAGTAACATCAGCTAaccgtgtgaccaataacatccgctaaccgtgcgtatgtgaccaataacatccgctaaccgtgcgtatgtgaccaataacatccgctaaccgtgcgtatgtgaccaataacatccgctaaccgtgcgtatgtgaccaataacattcgCTAACCgtgcgtatgtgaccaataacatccgctaaacgtgcgtatgtgaccaataacatccgctaaccgtgtgtatgtgaccaataacatccgctaaccgtgtgtatgtgaccagtaacatccgctaaccgtgtgtatgtgaccagtaacatccgctaaccgtgtgtatgtgaccagtaacatccgctaaccgtgtgtatgtgaccagtaacatccgctaaccgtgtgtatgtgaccaataacatccgctaaccgtgtgtatgtgaccagtaacatccgctaaccgtgtgtatgtgaccagtaacatccgctaaccgtgtgtatgtgaccagtaacatccgctaaccgtgtgtatgtgaccagtaacatccgctaaccgtgtgtatgtgaccaataacatctga is a window encoding:
- the LOC135529533 gene encoding peptidyl-prolyl cis-trans isomerase NIMA-interacting 1-like isoform X2, encoding MADAEDEKLPSGWEKRMSRSSSDGSGEPDKVRCSHLLVKHSQSRRPSSWREENITRSKEEALDLIQKYIEQMQSGEEEFEALASQFSDCSSARNGGDLGLFGRGQMQKPFEDASFALKVGDMSGPVFTDSGVHVILRTG